Within the Candidatus Omnitrophota bacterium genome, the region ATCCTGGACGAGCCCACCTCCGGCCTGGATCCGCTGCAAATTATCGGGATCCGGGATTTGGTGCGCGGCTTGGCGGAGAAGAAAACGATCCTGTTTTCCACCCATATTTTGCAGGAGGTGGAGGCATTGGCGGATCGTATTGTCATTATTAACGACGGCGTGATCGTGGCCCAGGGGACTCGCGATGAGCTCGTGGGCGAGGGCCGCACCTTAGAGCAGGCCTTTATCGATCTCCTGACCAAACAGCAGAAGAAATCATGAGCAGTAAACCCGGCGCACTTACAATCGCAGGCAAGGAATTAGCGGCTTACGTCAATTCCCCGATTGCGGCGATCTTCATCTTTGTTTTCGTGGTCCTCAATTGTTCCCTTTTCATGGCCAGTTTCTTCCTGCTGGGCCTGGCCGATATGCGGGGTTTCTTCAGTTTCTTGCCCGTGACACTGGGCGTGTTCATCCCCGCCGTTACCATGCGCTCCTGGGCCGAGGAAAACCGCAGCAGCACCATGGAGCTTCTGCTGACCTTCCCCATCAAGCCGCACGGCCTGGTGATGGGAAAGTTTCTTGCGAGCCTTTTCTTCTATATAGTTGCGCTGGCCGCAACCTTGCCGATTCCCATCATGCTCTTTGTGCTGGGCACCCCGGATCCGGGGCCGATTGTCGGCGGTTACCTGGGCTCGATTCTGGTGGGGGCGTTTTTCCTGGCGGTCGGGCTCTTTATCTCCGGCCTGTGCAAGGATCAAATTGTGGCCTTTATCTTGTCCATGCTGGCCTGCTTCGGGCTGCTCATTGTGGGGAATCAGTTTATCGCCACTACCGTGGACGGCTGGGTTTCAGGATTGGGGAGCTTCCTGGACAGTTATGTCGGCGTCATTTCGCACTTTGCCAGTTTTGAGCGCGGAGTCCTGGACAGCGGGGATGTGCTCTACTTCCTGTTGGGCGCGGGGCTTTTCCTGATGCTCAACGGTTTTTGGATTGAGGGCCGGATGCGGCCCAAGCAGAAACAGATTTTCGGCACTGCCGCGGTGATTTCCCTCGCTATTTTTGTGGTGGCCAATGTGTTTCTCGGGGATTTGGGGCTGGGGCGTGTGGATTTGACCGAGGGGAAGCTGTACACGATTTCTCCTGTTTCCAAGCGCATTCTGGGCGGGCTCAAGGCCCCGGTCAATGTGAAGTACTATGTCTCACCCAAAGAAAAAATGCCCACGGCCTTCAAGAATCTCGAGCAAGATGTCGTGGACAAGTTGGATGAGTTCCGGATTCTCTCCGGAGGCAAGTTGCAGTTTCAGGTGGTGCATATGGAAGCGTCCAATATGATGAACGAGGAGGAAGGGGGCGAAGAGTCCCTTGAGAAGAGTCTCCAACGCAAGGGGATCCGGCCCTTCCAGGTGCAGTCCCTTGAAGCCGATGAAATGGGCGTGAAGCTCATCTATTCGTCCATGACCCTCGGGTATAAGGAAAAGCCCGAGGAGATGCTTCCTCCCACACTGCCGAGTAATCTGACCGAATTGGAGTACCAGCTGGTTTCCAAAGTCTACCGACTGACTTTGGACAAGGCCCCGCTCATTGCCGTGGTTGCCCCGTATGAAGAAAAGCAACTTGATCCGGTCATGCAGCAGCTCTTGGCACAGATGGGGGCGGATGCCTCGCAGGTGCAATACGATGACGCGTACCGGCTGGTGCCTTTGGCGCTGCAGTACGACGGCTATCAGGTGGAGCGTGTGGACTTGACGGAAGAGTCTCCGCTGCCTGAAGGAGCCGACACCCTGGTGATGATCGAACCCAAGGATTTGAGCGAGGATCAAGAGTATTCCGTGAACCGGTTTTTGGTTGAGGGCGGTTCGCTCTTCCTGGCCACGCAGAAGAATGTGTTTGAGTACCGGCCTTCAGGCCGCGGGGCGATCGGGGTTTCCCGTTTGTCCGTGAATCCATCCTTGGGAGGGTTGTTGGAAACGTGGGGCCTGGGAGTCAAGGATGAAGTGCTGTTGGATGAAAGCCATGATGTGCTCAATATCCAGGCGGGCGGCGGTTTTGGCCCCTTTGCCATGAATATTCCCGTCAAGCTCCCCATCCATATCCGAATTATGAACGAGGGCATGAATCCGGACTACTCGATCAGTTCCAGATTAGATCCCATTCTCTACATGTGGGGTTCGGCTCTGGATCTTGACGAGGAGAAGCTGAAGGAGCTGGGTCTGAGTGTTAAAGTTCTCTTGCGTTCCAGCCCCAAGTCCTGGCTTATTCCCGGCGACAAGACACAGTATGTTCCGCGGGATATGATGCTTAGCAATCAGAGTACTCAACAGTTTCCCTTGGCAGTGCTTGTGGAAGGGCAGTTCCCCAATGCGATGCCCGGCGTGAAACCGGATAAAGAGCTTAATCCGCAGCCCGGTAAGCTGTTGCTTGTGGGCGCACAGACTCTCTTTACCGAAGACTTGATTCAGAGCGGGGGGCATCTGGATTTTCTGAAGAATTCCGTGGATGCCATGAGCTTGGACGAGGACATCATTAAGATCCGGTCCAAGCGGCCCATGGATCGCACGATTGATCGTGTGTCCGCCGGCTCCAAGGCCTGGTGGCGTTTCTTTGCCTCGCTTATGCTCCCGTTAGCCATTGTATTGTTGGGTTGGTTCCGCATTCTTTTGCGTAAGCGTGGCAAAGCCTCGTATATGAAGGCCCTGAGCGCAGCGACAAACTAAGAACTCCTATGAATCCAAAACAAATCATTCTGCTTATCGTGGTGTTGGGTCTATTGGTCTTTGGTCTTTATTGGAAGGGCCAACAGACGCGTCCGGAGCTCAGTCCTGAACCTGAGGCAAGCTTTGGGCTCGGTGTTTCGCCGGAGAACTTGGACGGACTCCAAATCTACAAGGAGACGTCCGAGGAGCGTTTGATGTTGACCCGTGTGGGCGAGAATTGGGTTTTGCCCAATTTGTGGGGTTTGCCCGCGGATGCCAACCGTGTGGACCGTTTGCTTCAAGGGCTGGAAGAAGTGGGCGGAGACGAGCGGGGCAACTCCGAGGATCTCTTTGCGGATTTTGGAATCCGGGATGCTCAGGCGATTCATGTGCTGCTTTCCGAGAATGGGGAGGTCAAGGAACATCTCTTGATTGGGGACAAGACAGCCGGATGGAACCAGGTGTTTGTGCGCCGCGAAGGCAGCGAGAAGGTTTATCTTTGTGATTGGGACCTGCTTTCGCGAATGGGGATTTACGCGGATCTGGAGAGTGCCAAGATCGAGCCACTGTACGTGGCTAACCTAAAACTCTTTTCCATTGCCGAGGACAATATCGAGTCCGTGAGTGTGCGCCGCAGCGGCGGAGAGTGGCGGCCTGTTTACGCAGGCAATCCTTTTGAGCAGGATGAGGCCAAGACAAAGAACTACCACAGGGCGTTGCGGGGCTTGAGGGCGGAGACAGTG harbors:
- a CDS encoding DUF4340 domain-containing protein, which codes for MNPKQIILLIVVLGLLVFGLYWKGQQTRPELSPEPEASFGLGVSPENLDGLQIYKETSEERLMLTRVGENWVLPNLWGLPADANRVDRLLQGLEEVGGDERGNSEDLFADFGIRDAQAIHVLLSENGEVKEHLLIGDKTAGWNQVFVRREGSEKVYLCDWDLLSRMGIYADLESAKIEPLYVANLKLFSIAEDNIESVSVRRSGGEWRPVYAGNPFEQDEAKTKNYHRALRGLRAETVVDPAGEGYGLDTPEYEVQIALKEGDPVVAQIGAPVPGSGNGERYLRVENSPHVYTVASYTQDNLAPDPSRFVGANPLQIQKQDLLKVTVHTPSREISVDSFEDAGEALTQYIEALSRLSIVRVRNASMPQSLSDPAQQAWILIEQQGKDPVRLIADPLAEGMDETPCLVEGGKIPFTISKPTYEKLFANLSRLQEIESEPEAQPEAEPETSEPTPAS
- a CDS encoding Gldg family protein, which produces MSSKPGALTIAGKELAAYVNSPIAAIFIFVFVVLNCSLFMASFFLLGLADMRGFFSFLPVTLGVFIPAVTMRSWAEENRSSTMELLLTFPIKPHGLVMGKFLASLFFYIVALAATLPIPIMLFVLGTPDPGPIVGGYLGSILVGAFFLAVGLFISGLCKDQIVAFILSMLACFGLLIVGNQFIATTVDGWVSGLGSFLDSYVGVISHFASFERGVLDSGDVLYFLLGAGLFLMLNGFWIEGRMRPKQKQIFGTAAVISLAIFVVANVFLGDLGLGRVDLTEGKLYTISPVSKRILGGLKAPVNVKYYVSPKEKMPTAFKNLEQDVVDKLDEFRILSGGKLQFQVVHMEASNMMNEEEGGEESLEKSLQRKGIRPFQVQSLEADEMGVKLIYSSMTLGYKEKPEEMLPPTLPSNLTELEYQLVSKVYRLTLDKAPLIAVVAPYEEKQLDPVMQQLLAQMGADASQVQYDDAYRLVPLALQYDGYQVERVDLTEESPLPEGADTLVMIEPKDLSEDQEYSVNRFLVEGGSLFLATQKNVFEYRPSGRGAIGVSRLSVNPSLGGLLETWGLGVKDEVLLDESHDVLNIQAGGGFGPFAMNIPVKLPIHIRIMNEGMNPDYSISSRLDPILYMWGSALDLDEEKLKELGLSVKVLLRSSPKSWLIPGDKTQYVPRDMMLSNQSTQQFPLAVLVEGQFPNAMPGVKPDKELNPQPGKLLLVGAQTLFTEDLIQSGGHLDFLKNSVDAMSLDEDIIKIRSKRPMDRTIDRVSAGSKAWWRFFASLMLPLAIVLLGWFRILLRKRGKASYMKALSAATN
- a CDS encoding ABC transporter ATP-binding protein; this translates as ILDEPTSGLDPLQIIGIRDLVRGLAEKKTILFSTHILQEVEALADRIVIINDGVIVAQGTRDELVGEGRTLEQAFIDLLTKQQKKS